The Pseudodesulfovibrio hydrargyri genome segment ACCTCGGGCTACGAGGAGGCCGCGGCCCAGGGACTCTGGGCCGCGCTCAACGCGGCCTGCAAGCTGCTTGGCCGCGAACCGTTCCTGCTCTCCCGCGACCAGGCGTACATGGCCGTACTGGTGGACGACCTTGTGACCAAGGGCACCGAAGAGCCCTACCGCATGTTCACCTCCCGCGCCGAGCACCGGCTGTTGCTGCGCGAAGGCAACGCGGACGAACGGCTGACCCCGGTGGGCCGCGACCTGGGGCTGGTGGACGACGCCCAGTGGGCGCTTTTTTCAGCCAAGCGGGAAAAACTTCAAGCAACGCTTGAGGCCATGCATTCCATCCGGGTACGGCCCGACGCGCCCACCCGCGAACTGTTGGAATCCATCGGCGCGTCCGTGCCGGGCAAGGCCGTGGAACTGGCCGCCCTGCTCCGTCAGCCGCAGATGGACATCGAACGGCTGGCCGTGTTCCACTCCGGACTCGCCGAGCTGGATCAGGAGGTCCTGCGCGAGGCCGAGGTGCAGGTGCGCTACGAGGGGTACTTGGTCAAGCAGGAGGAACTGGTCGCCAAATTCAAGTCCCTGGAGGACAAGGTCCTGCCCGAAGACCTGGACTATGCGGCGGTTTCCGGCCTGACCCGCGAGGTGGTCGAAAAGCTGACCCGTATCCAGCCCCGGACTCTGGGCCAGGCCGGGCGTATCTCCGGGGTCACACCCGCGGCCCTGTCCTGTCTGGAGATCCACCTGAAAAAACTCGGCCTATCGTAACACGCCCCGGCCTTTCGTTTGTTGACAGGTTGTCCCGGTCTGTCTAAATATATGAATATTGACACGACGTTCGCTCGGCAGCGGGCCGGTTCCCGCACATCGTTTTGCAACCGTTTCAAGGAGTCTGGTCTTGGACGAAGGATCCGACAGTCGATTTCGAAATATATTCAAGAAAATATTCGGTAACAACGACCATCAGATAGAGGAACACATCCTCGAAGCCAGGGCCGACGGGGAGTTGGAGAGCCACGAGGTCTCCATGCTCCTGAACGTGCTCGGCCTGGACCAGAAGCTCGTCGAGGAGATCATGGTTCCGCGCACGGACATGGTCTGCGCCGACGCCTCCAGCACCGTCAAGGACGTGGCCGAACTCATCGTCAACCAGGGCGCCCACTCCCGCATCCCCATCTACCAGGACAACAAGGACCACATCTTCGGGCTGGTCCACGCCAAGGACCTGCTCGAGCCCCTGCTCAACGGCGAGATCGACAGGTCCGTGGTCGAACTCCTGCGGCCCGCCTTCTTCGTGGCCGAGGACAAGCCGCTGGACGAGGTCCTGGCCTACTTCAAGAAGGAAAAGCTGCACATGGCCGTTGTCCAGGATGAATACGGCGGAACCTCTGGCATGGTCACCATGGAGGACGTGCTCGAGGAGATCGTCGGCGAAATCTCGGACGAATACGACGACCAGCGCCCCGACGAGATCCAGGACTATTCGGACGGGACCTTCATCGTCTCGGGCCGCGCGCCGCTGGAGGACGTCAACCGGAAGTTCGCCCTGGACCTCGAAAGCGAGGAAGTGGACTCCATCGGCGGCTACCTGGCCGCCCTGGCCGGGCGCATCCCCCTGCAGGGAGAGCTCTACACCTTCTCCGGCTGGCGGTTCGCGGTCATGGAGGCCGACGAACGCCAGATCTGGACCATCAAGGTCGAACCCCTGGGGAACGTGTAAACCGTGTATCAACTGGTTCTTATCGCGACGTTGGGGGCCTGGATCGGGTTCGCCAACCCGCTCTTCCATTTCCCGTTGGCCGTGCTGGCCTTCCCACTGGGGCTGGCCTGGATCGGTCTGCGCGCCGTGTCCGGCGGCAAGGCGCTGCGCTTCGGCTGGCTGGCCGGGACCCTGGCGGCCACTGGCTGCTTTTACTGGATGGTCATCCCGGTGCAGATCTACGGGGGCCTGCCGTGGTTCATCGCCCTGCCCTGCCCGGTGCTCCTGGCCGCGTTTATCGGCCTCTATTTCGGACTGTTCGCCTATGGCATGCACCACGCGGCCAAGCGCATCGACGGCCTGCCCCTCTGCCTTCTGGCCGGGTTCGCCTGGGCGAGCATGGAGACGCTCATGGGCACCCTGTTCTCCGGGTTCCCGTGGATGAACCTGTCCTCGGCCTTCGCGGCCTGGCCCTTTGCCGTGCAGGGGGCGTCCGTGGCCGGGGCTTTCGGATTGTCCGGGGTGTTCGCCGCCCTGGCCGTGGCCGTGCTGCTCTGCTCCACCTACCGCTCCGCCCTGTTCCTGGCCGTTGGGTTGGGCGCGCTGATCGTCGGCTTCGGCTTCTACCGCGTGTCCTCCTTCGACGTGGGCAAGCTCGACTACATGGTCACACTGGTCCAGGGAAATGTGGACCAGGGACTGAAGTGGGACCCCGCCTATCAGGCCGGGACCATCAGGAAATACGCCAAACTGACCGACGCGGCCGTGGCCGTGAACCACCCCAAAGTGGTTGTCTGGCCCGAGACGGCCATGCCCTTCTATCTGCAGGACCCGACCCCCTACCGAAAGGCGCTGGAAGCCCTGGCCCGCGAGACCGGCACCCCGATCATCACCGGCTCGCCCGCCTACCACGTGACCGACATGAAGA includes the following:
- a CDS encoding hemolysin family protein, whose translation is MDEGSDSRFRNIFKKIFGNNDHQIEEHILEARADGELESHEVSMLLNVLGLDQKLVEEIMVPRTDMVCADASSTVKDVAELIVNQGAHSRIPIYQDNKDHIFGLVHAKDLLEPLLNGEIDRSVVELLRPAFFVAEDKPLDEVLAYFKKEKLHMAVVQDEYGGTSGMVTMEDVLEEIVGEISDEYDDQRPDEIQDYSDGTFIVSGRAPLEDVNRKFALDLESEEVDSIGGYLAALAGRIPLQGELYTFSGWRFAVMEADERQIWTIKVEPLGNV
- the lnt gene encoding apolipoprotein N-acyltransferase: MYQLVLIATLGAWIGFANPLFHFPLAVLAFPLGLAWIGLRAVSGGKALRFGWLAGTLAATGCFYWMVIPVQIYGGLPWFIALPCPVLLAAFIGLYFGLFAYGMHHAAKRIDGLPLCLLAGFAWASMETLMGTLFSGFPWMNLSSAFAAWPFAVQGASVAGAFGLSGVFAALAVAVLLCSTYRSALFLAVGLGALIVGFGFYRVSSFDVGKLDYMVTLVQGNVDQGLKWDPAYQAGTIRKYAKLTDAAVAVNHPKVVVWPETAMPFYLQDPTPYRKALEALARETGTPIITGSPAYHVTDMKTRAYDLYNRAWLMDSMGLTTQYYDKEHLVPFGEYMPFAEWVPFKQLVQAAGNFKPGVDNRPLKLNGVALGMLICYEAIFPDLAQQQVERGANVLVNISNDAWFGNTSAPGQHLDLATMRAVEQGRWLVRCTNTGISAFIDPVGREATIGNQFRAETLSMKIAALEANTVYHRIHGWLRAFIYVMTAAAFGFIALAARRNKGIIE